The following are encoded together in the Pedobacter steynii genome:
- a CDS encoding DNA methyltransferase: MPINQDFNLKDSGYSNAENTVSLPRHRWYYYKEGFSPYLVEKAIELANIGPDDLIIDPFNGSGTTSLTASTNGYNSLGIEVNPFTAFLSSVKNENATALELNIAKSKVLKGIENGFNSNLIGFSTFSKTIDNKKWLFNDSILSSFEGGWQAVKSLNNQSVQNLFKLSLMSSAMSNCNAKKDGKCLRYRPTWEQRNFDKETFLMSFEENIQRVEEDIEAQIIDRKPNIINGDCRRVLDDSQEFDKFKLCITSPPYLNTFDYTDIYRPELFLGKFVNSGQELYDLRLRTVRSHVQAKWMLPKLKDFGTLYNDSINHINGNKDALMHRDIPLMVQAYFEDMFNILCSLKKRAEKDAQIWLVVSNSAYANKEIPVDLIIGDIGCKAGWHLREIGILREIKRRKTKHSPDITHLRESVIIFSSSRIK, from the coding sequence ATGCCCATAAATCAAGATTTTAATTTAAAAGATTCTGGGTACTCTAATGCTGAAAATACCGTCTCTTTGCCTAGACATAGATGGTACTACTATAAAGAGGGGTTTTCACCTTATTTGGTAGAGAAAGCAATCGAATTAGCCAATATTGGACCTGATGATTTGATCATCGATCCTTTTAATGGTAGTGGCACAACGAGTTTGACTGCCAGTACAAATGGTTATAATTCCCTAGGAATTGAAGTTAATCCATTTACGGCGTTTCTTTCTAGTGTAAAAAATGAAAATGCTACCGCTTTAGAACTCAATATAGCTAAATCCAAGGTCTTGAAGGGAATTGAAAATGGTTTTAATTCTAATTTAATTGGATTTTCAACATTTTCGAAAACCATTGATAATAAGAAGTGGCTGTTTAACGACAGTATATTGTCTTCATTTGAAGGAGGATGGCAGGCTGTTAAATCGTTAAATAATCAAAGTGTTCAGAATCTATTTAAACTTTCTTTGATGTCGTCTGCTATGTCCAATTGCAATGCAAAAAAAGACGGAAAGTGTTTAAGATATCGCCCAACATGGGAACAACGAAACTTTGATAAAGAGACTTTTTTAATGTCTTTCGAAGAAAATATTCAGAGAGTAGAAGAAGATATTGAGGCTCAGATTATAGATAGAAAACCAAATATAATTAACGGTGATTGTAGACGAGTTTTGGATGATTCTCAGGAATTTGACAAATTTAAGCTTTGCATAACATCACCACCATATCTTAATACATTTGATTATACTGATATATATAGACCAGAGCTTTTTTTAGGGAAATTTGTAAATTCAGGTCAGGAATTGTATGATTTAAGACTACGAACAGTTCGTTCTCATGTGCAGGCAAAATGGATGTTGCCCAAATTAAAAGACTTTGGAACCCTGTATAATGATTCCATTAACCATATTAATGGTAACAAAGATGCCTTAATGCATCGAGATATTCCATTAATGGTACAAGCGTATTTTGAAGATATGTTCAATATTCTGTGTTCACTAAAAAAGCGTGCAGAAAAAGACGCTCAAATTTGGCTCGTAGTGTCAAACTCAGCATACGCAAATAAGGAAATTCCTGTAGATTTAATTATTGGTGATATTGGATGTAAAGCAGGATGGCATCTACGTGAAATAGGGATTCTCCGAGAAATAAAAAGACGGAAAACCAAGCATAGTCCTGATATTACTCATTTAAGAGAAAGTGTAATAATTTTCAGCTCAAGTAGGATAAAATAG
- a CDS encoding AAA family ATPase translates to MKKFIFPTIEKVQISHFSLYKRTDFLDIDLTKDVFCLAGANGLGKSTFITIINFGLTGIVKNPERRFTWYNEITKFYNQSKGFASTYFDGRVSEDDYELAEVTIEFTIGDIKYTITRGFFEPDELRLFKRSTPTEDLIVSNEMTTSDLNELYKTCFTKDVKLAHFDQFVFLQSFVFTFDESHQLLFWDESVMERVLYLVFGVDADKAKLADKYRKEFNKHDSDFRNLQWQITKTRNELNGIMKSVNASKTDDTENIQIYEEHKFFIEKTEEINLEIDKKIIEIKECDLNISDFSLKASALRSEYESIFNKSLKEDIPLERNSEVIKILNDLKLRIYSSKEFDDLIQALVSLIEGQKKDEEEKQEEEYFKQLTSLDLKLSDISHQIANFQSRKDRLIQEHDHLMSENKVLSDKIYDIEKANEEVLRRIHKFKQENDYSNLIKGYEDQISRYSAQKDESSTKRSLVRDELQKLEKVLNQGYISAESDFIPIFNDYAKSFLGLDISIELSTSTRGANLSLNIQNSRRKDAFQLSESQRYFIDIALRMALIELSTESATFLVDTPEGSLDIAYESRAGKMLADFAKSNHKIIMTANINSSQLLIELASICKIERMSLERMTNWTLLSDVQQQESERIEEAYSNIETKLGE, encoded by the coding sequence TTGAAAAAATTTATTTTTCCTACTATTGAAAAGGTTCAAATAAGCCATTTTAGCCTATATAAAAGAACTGACTTTTTGGATATTGACTTAACTAAAGACGTTTTTTGCCTTGCTGGGGCGAATGGTCTAGGTAAGTCTACATTTATTACCATAATAAATTTTGGATTAACAGGTATTGTAAAAAATCCGGAAAGACGCTTTACATGGTACAATGAAATAACGAAATTTTATAATCAAAGTAAAGGTTTTGCATCAACATATTTTGATGGGAGAGTTTCTGAGGATGACTATGAATTAGCGGAGGTGACAATCGAATTTACAATTGGAGATATTAAATATACAATTACCCGTGGATTCTTCGAACCTGATGAGTTAAGATTATTTAAAAGGAGTACTCCTACTGAAGATCTTATTGTTTCAAACGAAATGACTACTTCAGATTTGAATGAATTGTATAAGACTTGTTTTACTAAGGATGTAAAACTTGCGCATTTCGATCAATTTGTTTTTTTGCAATCGTTCGTGTTTACATTTGATGAAAGTCATCAACTTCTTTTTTGGGATGAAAGCGTAATGGAACGCGTGCTCTATTTGGTTTTTGGAGTTGATGCTGACAAGGCTAAGCTAGCAGATAAATATAGAAAAGAATTCAATAAGCATGATTCTGATTTTCGAAATCTTCAATGGCAGATTACGAAGACACGAAATGAATTGAATGGCATTATGAAATCAGTTAATGCTTCCAAAACAGATGATACTGAGAACATCCAGATTTACGAGGAGCATAAATTTTTTATAGAAAAAACGGAGGAAATCAATCTAGAAATTGATAAAAAAATCATTGAGATAAAGGAATGTGATCTCAATATTTCTGATTTTTCATTAAAAGCGTCTGCTTTGAGAAGCGAGTATGAAAGTATTTTTAATAAATCTTTAAAGGAGGATATACCTTTAGAAAGAAATAGCGAGGTTATCAAAATATTAAATGACTTAAAGCTTAGAATATATTCATCAAAGGAATTTGATGATCTTATCCAGGCTTTAGTTTCATTGATTGAAGGACAAAAAAAGGATGAGGAGGAAAAACAGGAGGAGGAGTATTTTAAACAATTAACTAGTTTAGATTTAAAATTGTCTGATATATCCCATCAAATCGCAAATTTTCAGTCAAGGAAAGATCGCTTAATTCAAGAACACGATCATCTTATGTCCGAAAATAAGGTTTTGAGCGACAAAATATATGACATAGAAAAAGCGAATGAAGAGGTATTAAGAAGAATACATAAATTCAAGCAAGAAAATGATTACTCCAATTTAATTAAGGGATACGAGGATCAGATTTCTAGGTACTCTGCCCAAAAAGACGAAAGTTCCACCAAGCGAAGTCTTGTTCGGGATGAACTTCAAAAGCTTGAAAAAGTACTAAACCAAGGATATATAAGTGCTGAGTCTGATTTTATTCCTATTTTTAATGATTATGCAAAAAGCTTCTTAGGATTAGACATTAGTATTGAACTATCTACATCGACAAGAGGAGCTAACTTATCTCTTAATATTCAGAATTCCAGAAGAAAGGATGCGTTCCAATTGTCAGAAAGTCAACGCTATTTTATTGATATAGCCTTGCGTATGGCGTTAATAGAGCTTAGTACAGAATCTGCAACCTTTTTAGTTGACACTCCTGAGGGGTCTCTTGATATTGCTTATGAGAGTCGTGCTGGAAAAATGTTAGCTGATTTTGCTAAGTCAAATCACAAAATCATAATGACAGCTAATATTAATAGCTCTCAGCTATTGATTGAGTTAGCATCTATTTGCAAAATCGAGAGAATGTCTCTCGAAAGAATGACAAATTGGACGCTGTTGTCAGATGTTCAACAACAAGAAAGTGAACGTATTGAAGAGGCGTATTCTAACATTGAAACTAAACTTGGAGAATAG
- a CDS encoding HEPN domain-containing protein: protein MKLETSGTYKFEIICIDPNGSTNITTERSIKYNLLSNEKIWKRAEYSEKHIEDKDLNIKLHAHILDDKKTLDFKAGFKISVATGFDIMERIRIDIVEHLRNAKFETVYVLTDDVSETISKGIYPQINTIENLLRKYLIQFFITQLGTNWWNHTSDDKMKQKTRERKDNERVFSKHIDNQAYLIDFGDLGKLIYSQSSGYNEKKDIVEQLEMVSTIEQLKEFREKLKPNYSKYFLKAFKEKDFQSKWQQLEKIRHKVAHNNLFVMQDFDEAKSLTTDLKSIIDSAIKDVDQNKVDLTASDKIAIRESFFSSFDSSIYIITEEEFLKALDETQIWAETNASGFVGLKHFIQNVLTERKGFSFGPSSALVNILVDKGEIELFEVPSLDKSHTLKAIRRKLS, encoded by the coding sequence ATGAAACTTGAAACTTCTGGTACCTATAAGTTTGAGATTATATGTATCGATCCGAACGGTTCTACTAACATCACCACAGAAAGGAGCATAAAATATAATTTATTGTCTAATGAAAAAATTTGGAAGAGAGCCGAATACTCTGAAAAGCATATAGAGGATAAAGATTTAAATATAAAGCTTCATGCTCATATTCTTGACGATAAAAAAACGCTTGATTTTAAGGCTGGATTCAAGATTTCGGTTGCGACTGGTTTTGATATTATGGAAAGGATTAGAATTGACATAGTTGAGCACTTGAGAAATGCAAAGTTTGAAACTGTGTATGTATTAACTGACGATGTGTCTGAAACTATATCAAAAGGAATTTACCCTCAGATTAATACAATAGAGAATCTCTTAAGAAAATATTTAATTCAATTTTTTATCACACAGTTGGGAACAAATTGGTGGAACCATACATCTGATGATAAAATGAAGCAAAAGACAAGAGAGCGAAAGGATAATGAAAGGGTATTTTCAAAGCATATCGACAATCAAGCCTATTTAATTGACTTTGGTGATTTGGGAAAGCTTATTTATTCACAGTCATCAGGGTACAATGAGAAGAAGGACATTGTAGAACAGCTCGAGATGGTAAGCACAATAGAACAATTGAAAGAGTTTCGTGAAAAACTGAAACCAAATTACAGTAAGTACTTTCTAAAGGCATTTAAGGAAAAAGACTTTCAATCAAAATGGCAGCAACTTGAAAAGATCAGGCATAAAGTTGCGCATAATAATTTATTTGTGATGCAAGATTTTGATGAGGCGAAATCATTAACCACGGATTTGAAGAGTATTATAGATTCTGCTATCAAGGATGTCGATCAAAATAAAGTCGATTTAACGGCGTCTGATAAAATTGCAATAAGGGAATCATTCTTTTCGTCTTTTGATTCCTCGATTTATATAATTACGGAAGAAGAGTTTTTGAAAGCGCTCGATGAGACTCAAATTTGGGCCGAAACTAATGCTTCTGGATTTGTTGGGCTTAAACATTTCATTCAGAATGTTTTGACTGAACGGAAAGGTTTTTCATTTGGGCCAAGTTCTGCTTTAGTAAACATATTGGTAGACAAAGGAGAGATTGAACTTTTTGAAGTGCCATCCTTAGATAAGTCGCATACTTTGAAGGCGATTCGTCGAAAGCTCAGCTAA
- the metG gene encoding methionine--tRNA ligase, translated as MGKTLIFDKIIKIVLDNSKIKRYTVTAALPYTNGPVHIGHLAGVYLPADTYVRYLRSNKRDVKFICGSDENGVPITLKAKKEGVTPQVIVDKYHKIIGDSFKEFGVSFDIYHRTSSLMHHQTASDFFENLYDKGVFTEEVTEQYYDEKAQTFLADRYITGTCPKCGNENAYGDQCENCGSTLNATDLINPKSTLSGEQPVRKETKNWFLPLDKYEGQLREYIESHKEWRPNVYGQCQSWLNAGLQPRAMTRDLDWGVKVPVKDAEGKVLYVWFDAPIGYISATKELFEYARLDVWNPKAEEYYINKTGLTKGNWEDYWKDEETKLVHFIGKDNIVFHCVIFPAMLMAHGGYTLADNVPANEFLNLEGQKISTSKNWAVWLNEYLLEFKDKQDVLRYVLTATAPETKDNDFTWKDFQARNNNELVAILGNFINRVTVLTHKYFGGKVPMRMDVTPVDQEVLDELAAFPAKISASIESYRFREALSEVMNVARLGNKYLAETEPWKVIKTDEDRVRTILNISLQIAANIEILIEPFLPFTADKLMKMLNYGGHQWADAGKSDLLHRGHQLNEPQLLFEKIEDEEVQAQIDKLNQSKADNTINNAVVAAAKENIQFEQFSAIDIRVATIIAAEKVEKTKKLLKLTLDTGIDQRTVVSGIAEYFKPEEVVGQQVSVVVNLAPREIKGILSQGMILMSENSEGKLTFVAPIQNHGNGSVIR; from the coding sequence ATGGGTAAAACACTTATATTTGACAAAATAATAAAAATAGTTTTGGATAATAGTAAAATAAAGAGATATACGGTTACGGCCGCTTTGCCTTATACCAATGGACCAGTGCATATTGGACACTTAGCCGGTGTTTATCTGCCTGCAGATACTTATGTAAGGTACCTGCGTTCGAATAAGAGAGATGTGAAATTTATTTGTGGATCTGATGAGAATGGTGTACCCATTACCCTTAAAGCTAAGAAAGAAGGAGTAACCCCTCAGGTCATCGTTGATAAATATCATAAAATCATTGGAGATTCTTTTAAAGAATTTGGTGTTTCCTTTGACATCTATCATCGTACTTCATCTTTAATGCACCATCAAACGGCTTCTGATTTTTTTGAGAACCTGTATGATAAAGGAGTGTTTACGGAAGAGGTGACTGAACAATATTATGATGAAAAGGCACAAACATTTCTGGCTGATCGGTACATCACCGGAACCTGTCCAAAATGTGGGAATGAAAATGCTTATGGTGATCAATGTGAGAACTGTGGAAGCACCTTAAATGCTACAGATCTGATCAATCCTAAATCTACGCTTTCAGGAGAGCAGCCGGTAAGAAAAGAAACTAAAAACTGGTTTTTGCCTCTTGATAAATATGAAGGTCAGCTAAGAGAATATATTGAAAGTCATAAAGAATGGCGTCCGAATGTATACGGGCAATGTCAGTCCTGGTTAAATGCGGGGTTACAACCACGTGCCATGACCAGGGACCTGGATTGGGGTGTGAAAGTTCCGGTTAAGGATGCTGAAGGTAAAGTTCTTTATGTGTGGTTTGATGCACCTATTGGTTATATCTCTGCTACAAAAGAATTGTTTGAATATGCCCGTCTGGATGTATGGAACCCTAAGGCTGAAGAGTATTACATCAACAAAACCGGCCTAACAAAAGGAAATTGGGAGGATTATTGGAAAGATGAAGAAACCAAGCTGGTGCACTTTATTGGTAAAGATAATATTGTTTTCCATTGTGTGATTTTTCCTGCAATGTTAATGGCCCATGGAGGTTATACTTTGGCGGATAATGTTCCGGCCAATGAATTCCTTAACCTGGAAGGTCAGAAAATCTCTACATCTAAAAACTGGGCAGTTTGGTTAAATGAATATCTGCTGGAGTTTAAAGACAAACAAGATGTACTACGTTATGTCTTAACTGCCACAGCTCCGGAAACGAAGGATAATGATTTTACCTGGAAAGATTTTCAGGCCAGAAATAACAATGAGCTGGTTGCGATTTTAGGCAATTTCATTAATAGGGTAACTGTTTTAACACATAAATATTTTGGTGGTAAGGTGCCGATGCGGATGGACGTTACTCCCGTTGATCAGGAGGTTCTTGACGAGCTTGCAGCGTTCCCGGCAAAGATTAGCGCCTCAATAGAAAGTTACCGCTTTAGAGAAGCTTTATCGGAGGTGATGAATGTTGCGCGTCTGGGAAATAAATACCTGGCAGAAACCGAACCATGGAAAGTAATTAAAACGGATGAAGACAGGGTTCGTACGATCTTAAATATAAGTTTACAGATTGCAGCGAATATAGAGATCCTGATTGAACCATTTTTACCCTTCACTGCAGATAAATTGATGAAGATGTTAAATTATGGCGGTCATCAGTGGGCTGATGCAGGAAAATCTGATTTGCTTCACCGCGGTCATCAGTTGAATGAGCCTCAATTATTATTCGAAAAAATTGAAGATGAAGAGGTTCAGGCACAAATTGATAAACTGAATCAAAGCAAAGCAGACAATACCATAAATAACGCCGTGGTTGCTGCAGCTAAAGAAAACATTCAATTTGAACAATTTAGTGCCATTGATATTCGGGTTGCGACGATTATTGCCGCTGAGAAGGTAGAAAAAACGAAGAAACTATTAAAATTAACCCTGGATACAGGAATAGATCAACGGACTGTTGTGTCTGGCATTGCGGAGTATTTTAAGCCGGAAGAGGTTGTTGGACAGCAGGTAAGCGTAGTTGTGAACCTTGCTCCAAGAGAAATTAAAGGAATTTTATCACAAGGAATGATATTAATGTCTGAAAATTCAGAAGGAAAACTTACTTTTGTGGCTCCTATACAAAACCATGGTAATGGTAGCGTAATTAGATAG
- a CDS encoding S66 peptidase family protein produces MIKQPPYLKKGDKIAIVSPAKKLPGDINSAITVLEQWGLEVVLGESVYAGHYQFAGSDAQRTKDLQTFLDDPDISAIIASRGGYGTIRIIDELDFTRFKEHPKWLIGFSDITILLSHLLAALNTQSIHGQMPKTFDEASPESLESLRKALFGEEVSYEYESDFKNREGDATGVIIGGNLTLLVNTEGSASAVDYTDKILFLEDVGEQEYAIDRMMRMLKRSGKLSKLKGLIIGAFNAIKPEDVFFGSSPEQIIMEVTKEYDYPVCFGFPVGHIDDNRALIIGAAAQLTVGRKKVSLKYL; encoded by the coding sequence ATGATTAAGCAGCCGCCATATTTAAAAAAAGGAGACAAAATTGCAATCGTATCTCCCGCAAAGAAATTACCAGGAGATATCAATAGCGCCATTACTGTTTTGGAACAATGGGGGCTGGAGGTCGTTCTCGGCGAAAGTGTCTATGCCGGACACTATCAATTTGCAGGAAGCGATGCGCAACGGACAAAAGACCTCCAAACCTTTTTAGATGATCCTGATATAAGCGCCATTATTGCCTCAAGAGGTGGATACGGAACCATCAGAATTATTGACGAGCTTGATTTTACCCGCTTTAAAGAACATCCAAAATGGCTGATCGGTTTCAGCGATATCACCATATTACTTTCTCACCTTTTGGCTGCACTGAATACACAAAGTATTCATGGACAAATGCCTAAAACTTTCGATGAAGCTTCTCCGGAATCGCTCGAATCTTTAAGAAAAGCATTATTCGGAGAAGAAGTTTCCTACGAATATGAAAGTGATTTTAAAAATAGGGAGGGCGATGCTACCGGGGTGATTATAGGAGGAAATCTAACCTTATTGGTAAACACAGAAGGTTCAGCCTCTGCCGTAGATTATACAGATAAAATTCTGTTCCTGGAAGACGTCGGTGAGCAGGAGTATGCAATAGACCGTATGATGAGAATGTTAAAACGCAGTGGAAAATTATCAAAATTAAAGGGACTAATTATAGGTGCTTTTAACGCGATTAAACCTGAAGACGTTTTCTTTGGATCAAGCCCGGAGCAAATCATTATGGAGGTTACAAAAGAATACGATTATCCGGTTTGTTTCGGCTTTCCTGTTGGCCATATAGACGATAACAGGGCCTTGATTATCGGAGCCGCAGCACAGCTAACCGTTGGTAGGAAAAAGGTATCATTAAAGTATTTATAA
- a CDS encoding PilN domain-containing protein codes for MNSFLNWNSGLNNCSGAEIRLKQDGSCSVRLVSLSISKKQIHIEAKKEYSGMMPEALEKSDLEGPLAITVTGKGVLIKKTAGLEIITEQSLQHLFPHMKLSEFYIQHFPSGAFSYVAVIRKEIAERIITSFKGIGLDVVIFSLGPFVADQICPQINVYGEILGFDGHQLIFDENKNWKEYSFSADTKAEFPIKVDIEIMPEQFLLAYAVAFQLALHERLNLIEVEANEIKNNLSEFLARLKFKQIGMLMLVFFFVLLMGNFLLFSHYNSANQDLINATGAKSYVFENRQKLEEDVKMKETKLLKLGWNKGFRYAYICDQIGQTVPKEIKLNELQINTLSSTTTGILDEPEPKNGVIRIKGQTESIYAVNNWIYTLKDKSWVKEVKLEKYTADDQKQVQVFTMFLSY; via the coding sequence ATGAATTCTTTTCTGAACTGGAATAGTGGCTTAAACAATTGTAGCGGAGCAGAGATTCGTCTTAAGCAGGATGGAAGTTGTTCTGTCAGGCTGGTAAGTCTCTCCATTTCTAAGAAACAAATTCATATTGAGGCTAAGAAAGAATATTCAGGAATGATGCCTGAGGCTTTAGAAAAAAGTGATCTAGAGGGGCCATTAGCCATTACAGTTACTGGAAAAGGAGTCTTAATAAAAAAGACAGCCGGTTTAGAAATAATTACTGAACAAAGTTTACAGCACCTATTTCCCCATATGAAACTGTCGGAATTTTATATACAACATTTTCCAAGTGGAGCTTTTTCTTATGTCGCGGTGATAAGAAAGGAAATAGCGGAGCGGATTATTACTTCGTTTAAAGGAATAGGTCTTGATGTGGTAATTTTTAGCTTAGGGCCATTTGTAGCGGATCAGATCTGTCCGCAAATTAATGTATACGGTGAGATACTTGGATTTGATGGGCATCAGCTGATTTTTGATGAAAACAAAAACTGGAAGGAATATTCATTCTCTGCTGATACAAAAGCTGAATTCCCAATAAAAGTTGATATAGAAATCATGCCTGAACAATTCTTATTAGCATATGCAGTTGCTTTTCAGCTTGCTCTCCATGAACGGTTGAATCTTATTGAAGTTGAAGCTAATGAAATTAAGAATAACCTTTCTGAGTTTTTAGCACGACTTAAATTTAAACAGATTGGGATGTTAATGCTGGTGTTTTTCTTTGTATTGCTAATGGGTAATTTTTTGCTGTTTAGCCATTATAACTCCGCCAATCAGGACTTGATCAATGCGACCGGAGCAAAATCTTATGTCTTTGAGAACCGTCAGAAGCTGGAGGAAGATGTCAAGATGAAAGAGACTAAATTGCTAAAATTAGGCTGGAACAAGGGCTTTCGTTATGCCTATATCTGCGATCAGATCGGACAAACAGTACCTAAAGAAATTAAGTTGAATGAATTGCAGATAAACACCTTATCCAGCACAACGACAGGAATTTTAGATGAACCTGAGCCTAAGAATGGAGTGATCAGGATTAAGGGACAAACCGAAAGTATTTATGCCGTTAACAATTGGATTTATACCTTAAAAGATAAATCATGGGTGAAAGAAGTAAAGCTGGAAAAATATACTGCCGATGATCAAAAACAGGTTCAGGTATTTACTATGTTTTTAAGTTATTGA
- a CDS encoding type II secretion system protein GspD yields the protein MCTNSVNAQVEPGSDRHKQVEERLRSLAITVPGLNQKVQMNVSNVSVQEFLRALAQANNLNINIDPQLNFKIYNNFTNETALNVLIFLSKEYGLDINLIGSIMSVTKAAEQKPVIPLKEINARYNAENNTLSLELNNDSLGLVARKITMLSHKNVVIPSGLLSKKVTAFFSDAPFDTALEKMAFANSLKVVKTNDQVYVFEPLRDDEELYINNERNTSVRRSPKPFNNDGNMAPANFRIQSRVVQGKTLISIDAVNVPILDLVKNAAQENNSNYFLYSEIRGNITSRVNDIGFDDLLTSVFQGTDYTYRSENGIYLIGDRKNEGLRAHRLVHLQNRSIDTIQNMIPTEWRRGVEIKEFREQNTILLTGSSPQIAEIEAYIKKLDKLVPMILIEVTLIDVRKGKSISTGISAGVSDTIKTGGTVFPGLNYTFGANSINSFLSRLGRNNSINLGRVTPNFYVKLSALENNSNVDIRSVPKLSTLNGHTATLSIGSKKYYSTKTQNVIPSLTSQTVITEQFTAVDANLDIKIKPIVSGDDQVTLNITVNISDFIGNPPLNAPPPTSTSKFESIIRMKNEEMVVLGGLERTESSESGEGVPFLSRIPILKWLFSSKSKSNSKVVTVVFIKPTIIY from the coding sequence ATGTGCACAAATAGCGTAAATGCCCAAGTAGAACCAGGTTCCGACCGCCACAAACAAGTAGAAGAACGATTGAGAAGTCTTGCTATCACTGTTCCGGGGCTAAACCAGAAAGTCCAGATGAATGTTTCGAATGTTTCTGTGCAGGAATTTCTTCGTGCGCTTGCGCAGGCAAATAATTTGAATATTAATATTGATCCTCAGCTGAACTTTAAGATTTATAACAACTTTACAAACGAAACAGCGCTGAATGTGCTGATTTTTTTAAGTAAAGAATATGGGTTGGATATTAATCTGATAGGGTCTATCATGTCTGTGACCAAGGCTGCGGAACAAAAGCCGGTAATTCCCTTGAAGGAAATTAATGCCAGGTATAATGCCGAAAATAATACTTTGAGTCTGGAGTTAAACAATGATTCATTGGGACTTGTTGCACGTAAAATTACGATGCTATCACATAAAAATGTAGTGATACCGAGTGGGTTGTTATCTAAGAAAGTTACTGCTTTTTTTTCCGATGCTCCCTTTGATACGGCCCTGGAGAAGATGGCCTTTGCAAATAGCCTGAAAGTGGTAAAAACGAATGATCAGGTATATGTTTTTGAACCTTTGCGCGATGATGAAGAGTTATACATTAATAATGAACGCAATACTTCAGTGAGGAGATCTCCCAAGCCGTTTAATAATGATGGAAATATGGCCCCGGCTAATTTTAGGATTCAAAGCCGGGTAGTTCAGGGAAAAACCCTAATCAGCATTGACGCGGTAAATGTACCCATACTGGACCTGGTAAAAAATGCAGCTCAGGAGAATAACTCTAATTATTTTCTGTACTCGGAAATTAGAGGAAACATTACTTCCAGGGTGAACGATATAGGTTTTGATGATCTGTTGACTTCAGTTTTTCAGGGAACAGATTATACCTACAGATCAGAAAATGGGATTTATTTGATCGGTGATCGCAAAAATGAGGGATTGCGAGCGCATAGACTAGTACATCTGCAAAACCGATCTATTGATACGATACAGAATATGATTCCTACAGAGTGGAGAAGAGGCGTAGAAATTAAAGAGTTCAGAGAGCAAAATACCATTCTTTTAACAGGGTCTTCACCTCAGATCGCGGAGATTGAGGCCTATATTAAAAAGCTGGACAAGTTGGTGCCTATGATCTTAATTGAAGTAACACTCATTGACGTCCGTAAGGGTAAAAGCATTTCAACCGGGATTTCGGCCGGAGTTTCGGATACCATAAAAACCGGAGGAACTGTATTCCCTGGATTAAATTATACTTTTGGTGCAAATTCTATCAATAGCTTTTTATCCAGGCTGGGAAGAAATAATTCTATTAATCTGGGAAGGGTAACCCCTAATTTTTATGTTAAATTGAGTGCATTGGAGAACAATAGTAACGTTGATATTCGCTCTGTTCCTAAATTATCTACCTTAAATGGGCATACAGCTACTCTTAGCATAGGAAGTAAAAAATATTATAGCACTAAAACTCAGAATGTTATTCCCTCGCTGACCAGTCAGACCGTGATTACAGAACAATTTACTGCTGTTGATGCCAATTTGGATATTAAAATAAAGCCAATTGTCTCGGGTGATGATCAGGTTACCTTAAACATTACGGTAAATATTTCTGATTTTATTGGCAACCCTCCATTAAATGCCCCTCCCCCTACGTCTACTAGTAAATTTGAATCGATCATTAGAATGAAAAATGAAGAAATGGTAGTTTTGGGTGGACTTGAACGCACAGAAAGTAGTGAAAGTGGTGAGGGGGTTCCATTCCTATCTAGAATCCCTATTCTGAAATGGCTGTTTAGTAGTAAAAGTAAGTCAAATAGCAAAGTGGTAACTGTTGTTTTCATTAAACCGACTATTATCTATTAG